One window of Candidatus Methylomirabilota bacterium genomic DNA carries:
- a CDS encoding LLM class flavin-dependent oxidoreductase, which yields MNVPRFGLNRFDSRSVEAFAADVRRAEMLGWDAALQPDSQLRRRDTYVLLAAAAQTTERIVLGPLIANPVNRHPTVTASAIATIDELAPGRTLLGWGVGDTAVRLAGLRPARVKELEASTRLMHALLDGESVDVGAARPARLPHHRPVPIWIAAGGPRTLRMAGGVADGVFMRVGTHPANIATAVDTIHAGAADAGRDPSAVRLGAVFHTVLVDDPDRAMTMAKSMAAGYYEYSPTLFDPPRLVWTGPDPETLKRRHQVWPDFHHAPDLEASGRVVDFLPASAADAFSLRGGPSEVAERLIGVLRSAPAEFDYVVLHPIPNPPTPDDPERGYMARMAREVLPRVRRGLGER from the coding sequence ATGAACGTGCCCCGCTTCGGCCTGAACCGGTTCGACTCCCGCTCCGTTGAGGCGTTCGCCGCGGACGTGCGACGCGCGGAGATGCTCGGCTGGGATGCGGCATTGCAGCCGGACTCGCAGCTCCGGCGCCGCGACACCTACGTCTTGCTCGCCGCGGCGGCCCAGACGACGGAGCGCATCGTGCTGGGGCCCCTCATCGCGAATCCCGTGAACAGACACCCGACCGTGACCGCGTCCGCGATCGCGACGATCGACGAGTTGGCCCCCGGTCGCACGCTGCTCGGCTGGGGCGTCGGCGATACGGCAGTCCGGCTGGCGGGGCTCCGGCCGGCGCGCGTCAAGGAGCTCGAAGCGAGCACGCGTCTGATGCACGCGCTGCTGGATGGCGAATCGGTCGACGTCGGGGCGGCGCGACCGGCGCGCCTGCCGCACCACCGGCCGGTGCCGATCTGGATCGCCGCTGGTGGCCCCCGCACGCTCCGCATGGCCGGCGGTGTCGCCGATGGCGTCTTCATGCGGGTCGGCACGCATCCGGCGAACATCGCGACGGCGGTCGACACCATCCACGCGGGCGCGGCTGACGCCGGGCGGGACCCGTCGGCCGTCCGCCTGGGTGCCGTGTTCCACACCGTGCTCGTCGACGATCCGGACCGCGCGATGACGATGGCCAAGTCCATGGCGGCCGGCTACTACGAGTATTCGCCGACCCTGTTCGACCCTCCGCGCCTGGTCTGGACGGGGCCGGATCCGGAGACGCTGAAGCGCCGGCACCAGGTCTGGCCCGATTTCCACCATGCACCAGATCTGGAGGCGAGCGGTCGAGTCGTCGACTTCCTGCCCGCGAGCGCCGCCGATGCGTTCAGCCTGCGCGGCGGACCGAGCGAGGTGGCCGAGCGGCTGATCGGCGTGCTGCGCTCGGCGCCGGCCGAGTTCGACTACGTCGTCCTGCATCCGATCCCGAACCCTCCGACGCCGGACGACCCCGAGCGCGGCTACATGGCGCGGATGGCGCGGGAGGTGCTCCCCCGCGTGCGTCGCGGGCTGGGCGAGCGGTAG
- a CDS encoding S9 family peptidase, producing the protein MTSRSERTPGGLLEAVALAVLVGGCAGAPAASAPPHVSETPLIPVTTFFANRDSNYDYRVSPDGRRLAWMASAGGRLTVHFRELDGGEVGVIDTPWRRSLRTFRWAADSRHVLFEQDRDGDQNQHVYAADTERPGEQAIDLTPIGAARAAIHRVLLADPWHILVLQNLRTRRVFDLVRIDVRTRQGVVVGENPGDVIQWITDLHGQLRGRIRDVGDGQRVVEWRNGDQWRPRLRLDLEEWFTVVGFTPEGRAAWVLTNHERDRIALVRLDLETGRRTLVHEHPRVDVEVAVASEVTGELLYAAAFPNYQDVRFFDAALGKAFEAIRAGRPAGFGLLSRDLAGRFSTIEAYTDRGSTFWLVDATTGQGMLLGRSAIARHADALAPVEPVSFPSRDGLTLHGYVARPRGWDRRAAPMVLLVHGGPWARDYWYYSPVVQLLANRGYVVLQVNFRGSNGYGRRFREAAVGEFAGKMHADLLDAVDWAVRRGVAEARRVGIMGWSYGGYATLVGLTFTPDVFACGVDIVGPSNLVSMLETRHTYWTWHALRSYWHKYAGDPARAEDRRRLEAKSPLFGAERVQRPLLIVHGANDPNVKLQESDQMVEALRRVGKEVEYIVFADEGHGSFDWRNNVKLFEAVERFLARHLGGRGAVPEPLSGK; encoded by the coding sequence ATGACCTCACGTAGCGAACGAACACCGGGCGGGCTGCTGGAGGCCGTCGCCCTGGCCGTCCTAGTGGGGGGCTGCGCGGGCGCACCGGCCGCTTCCGCCCCCCCACACGTCTCGGAGACCCCGCTCATCCCGGTCACGACCTTCTTCGCAAACCGCGACTCCAACTACGACTACCGGGTGTCCCCAGACGGCCGGCGACTGGCCTGGATGGCTTCCGCGGGCGGCCGGCTCACCGTGCACTTCCGCGAACTGGACGGCGGCGAGGTCGGCGTCATCGACACTCCCTGGAGGCGAAGCCTTCGAACGTTCCGCTGGGCCGCCGATAGCCGCCACGTGCTCTTCGAGCAGGACCGCGACGGCGACCAGAATCAGCACGTCTACGCGGCCGACACGGAGCGGCCGGGCGAGCAAGCGATCGACCTCACGCCCATCGGCGCCGCGCGGGCCGCGATCCATCGGGTCCTCCTCGCTGATCCGTGGCACATCCTCGTCCTCCAGAACCTGCGCACGCGCCGGGTCTTCGATCTCGTCCGCATCGACGTCCGCACTCGCCAAGGGGTCGTCGTCGGCGAGAACCCCGGTGATGTCATTCAGTGGATCACGGATCTCCACGGGCAGCTACGCGGCCGGATCCGGGACGTCGGCGACGGCCAGCGAGTCGTGGAGTGGCGGAACGGCGACCAGTGGCGGCCGCGGCTGCGTCTCGATCTGGAGGAGTGGTTCACCGTAGTGGGCTTCACCCCCGAGGGGCGGGCGGCCTGGGTCCTCACCAACCATGAGCGCGACCGCATCGCCCTCGTCCGCTTGGATCTCGAGACCGGCCGACGGACGCTCGTGCACGAGCATCCCCGGGTTGATGTGGAAGTGGCCGTCGCCAGCGAGGTGACGGGTGAGCTGCTCTACGCGGCCGCCTTTCCCAACTACCAGGACGTCCGTTTCTTCGACGCCGCCCTCGGCAAGGCGTTCGAGGCCATCCGCGCCGGAAGGCCTGCGGGCTTCGGGCTGCTCAGCCGCGACCTCGCCGGGCGGTTCAGCACCATCGAGGCTTACACCGACCGCGGGTCCACCTTCTGGCTCGTCGACGCGACGACCGGGCAGGGGATGCTCCTCGGCCGCTCGGCCATTGCCCGCCACGCCGACGCCCTGGCGCCGGTCGAGCCCGTGTCCTTCCCCAGCCGCGACGGGCTCACTCTTCACGGCTACGTTGCGCGCCCGCGCGGCTGGGACCGTCGCGCCGCTCCCATGGTCCTGCTGGTTCACGGCGGGCCGTGGGCGCGCGATTACTGGTACTACTCGCCCGTCGTGCAGCTCCTCGCCAACCGCGGCTATGTCGTGCTGCAGGTGAACTTCCGCGGCTCCAACGGCTACGGGCGCCGCTTCCGGGAGGCGGCAGTCGGGGAGTTCGCCGGCAAGATGCACGCCGATCTCCTCGACGCGGTCGACTGGGCCGTGCGACGCGGCGTCGCGGAGGCGCGCCGGGTGGGCATCATGGGCTGGAGCTACGGTGGCTACGCGACGCTGGTGGGCCTGACCTTCACGCCTGACGTGTTCGCCTGCGGCGTCGACATCGTCGGGCCCTCGAATCTGGTCTCGATGCTGGAGACGCGACATACCTACTGGACGTGGCACGCGCTCCGCTCGTACTGGCACAAGTACGCCGGCGATCCCGCCCGAGCCGAGGACCGCCGGCGCCTGGAGGCCAAGTCACCGCTCTTCGGCGCCGAACGCGTACAGCGTCCGCTCCTGATCGTGCACGGGGCCAACGATCCGAACGTCAAGCTGCAGGAGTCGGATCAGATGGTGGAGGCGCTCCGCCGGGTGGGCAAGGAGGTCGAGTACATCGTGTTCGCCGACGAGGGGCATGGCAGCTTCGACTGGCGCAACAACGTCAAGCTCTTCGAAGCCGTCGAGCGGTTCCTCGCCCGCCACCTCGGCGGCAGGGGGGCCGTTCCGGAGCCGCTCTCCGGAAAATAA